A single Endozoicomonas sp. NE40 DNA region contains:
- the hisC gene encoding histidinol-phosphate transaminase → MGCDFVELAVSGVRSLSPYLPGKPVEELAREQGLDVDAIVKLASNENPLGPAPSSLDAIGRHLSELARYPDGNLFNLRDALSQKLAVQPEQITFGNGSNDVLVLLAQSWLQPGVSAVFSEYAFVVYPIAVTAAGAESIVVPARNWGHDLDAMADAVRDDTRMVFLANPNNPTGTAFPRDELTGFLDKVRSDVIVVLDEAYFEYVQDERHPDGIALLKQYSNLVVTRTFSKAYGLAGSRVGYAVSSVEVAGVLNKLRQPFNVNNLGECAAVAVLNDDEYLQRSRDVNTQGLQTVSAGLQAMGFEYIPSMGNFITFDTSGDAMVYYRKLLEKGVIVRPVANYGMPGHLRVSIGLPEENERFLQALKEVKEVVS, encoded by the coding sequence ATGGGATGTGATTTTGTCGAGCTGGCCGTTTCGGGTGTAAGGTCGCTGAGCCCTTATCTGCCTGGTAAGCCTGTCGAAGAGCTGGCAAGAGAGCAGGGGCTTGATGTGGATGCCATTGTCAAGCTGGCCAGTAACGAGAACCCGCTTGGTCCGGCACCGTCTTCACTGGATGCTATTGGGCGACATCTGTCAGAGCTGGCGCGTTATCCGGATGGTAATCTGTTCAACCTGCGTGATGCGCTAAGTCAGAAACTGGCGGTTCAGCCTGAGCAGATTACCTTCGGGAATGGATCAAATGACGTGCTGGTGCTTCTGGCTCAGTCATGGTTGCAGCCCGGGGTGTCTGCCGTTTTTTCAGAGTATGCCTTTGTTGTTTATCCGATCGCTGTCACAGCGGCGGGTGCGGAGAGTATTGTGGTGCCTGCCAGAAACTGGGGGCATGATCTGGATGCCATGGCTGACGCTGTGCGGGATGATACCCGAATGGTGTTTCTGGCAAACCCGAATAATCCAACCGGAACGGCGTTTCCCCGGGATGAGCTGACAGGCTTTCTGGATAAGGTGCGCAGTGATGTCATTGTGGTTCTGGATGAGGCGTATTTTGAGTATGTGCAGGACGAACGTCATCCGGATGGTATCGCTTTGCTTAAGCAGTATTCAAATCTGGTGGTTACCCGTACTTTCTCCAAAGCCTATGGTCTGGCGGGGAGTCGGGTTGGTTACGCCGTCTCCAGTGTAGAGGTTGCCGGTGTGCTTAATAAGCTACGTCAGCCGTTTAATGTCAACAATCTGGGTGAGTGTGCAGCGGTTGCGGTCCTGAATGATGATGAATACCTGCAGCGTTCCCGTGATGTGAACACTCAGGGGCTGCAAACAGTATCGGCTGGTCTGCAGGCAATGGGTTTTGAATACATTCCGTCCATGGGGAACTTCATTACCTTTGATACCAGTGGCGATGCCATGGTGTATTACCGGAAACTGTTGGAAAAAGGGGTGATTGTTCGCCCGGTTGCTAATTATGGAATGCCAGGGCATTTGCGGGTATCCATTGGCCTGCCGGAAGAAAATGAACGTTTCCTGCAGGCTTTGAAAGAAGTAAAAGAAGTGGTGTCGTAG
- the pheA gene encoding prephenate dehydratase, which yields MTDDKLTGLRKSIDKLDGEILKLISDRARCAQEVAQVKQQEDRDAVYYRPEREAQVLRRVMERNDGPLGDEEMARLFREIMSACLALEEPVNVAFLGPEGTFTQQAAIKHFGHSAVCVPMSAIDEVFREVTAGAVNYGVVPVENSTEGVVSHTLDSFMDSNLKICGEVVLRIHQNMLVSENTRRDHITRIYSHAQSLAQCRKWLDAHWPMAERVAVNSNAEAARRIKGEWNSAAIAGDMAAEMYGLEKIAEKIEDQPDNSTRFLIIGNQDVQSSGADKTSIVVSMRNQPGALHAILEVFQVHDIDLTRIETRPSRSGTWNYVFFIDFSGHIDDPVIKIVLERLGERANDLKVLGSYPKGVL from the coding sequence ATGACAGATGACAAGCTGACAGGACTGCGCAAGAGTATTGATAAGCTTGATGGTGAAATCCTGAAGCTGATCAGTGACAGAGCCAGGTGCGCTCAGGAAGTTGCGCAGGTTAAGCAGCAGGAAGACAGAGATGCTGTCTACTATCGCCCGGAGCGTGAAGCGCAGGTTCTGCGTCGTGTTATGGAGCGTAACGACGGGCCTCTGGGCGATGAAGAAATGGCGCGCCTGTTTCGGGAAATTATGTCGGCCTGCCTGGCACTGGAAGAGCCTGTCAATGTAGCGTTTCTGGGGCCTGAGGGTACCTTTACGCAGCAGGCGGCGATAAAGCATTTTGGGCATTCGGCCGTTTGCGTCCCCATGTCAGCCATTGATGAGGTATTTCGTGAGGTGACTGCCGGTGCGGTGAATTATGGTGTGGTGCCGGTTGAAAATTCTACGGAAGGTGTCGTTAGTCATACGCTCGACAGTTTTATGGATTCCAACCTGAAAATCTGTGGTGAGGTGGTGCTGCGGATTCATCAGAACATGCTGGTATCAGAAAATACCCGCCGGGATCATATTACCCGTATCTATTCTCATGCCCAGTCACTGGCCCAGTGTCGTAAGTGGCTGGATGCCCACTGGCCAATGGCCGAGCGTGTTGCTGTTAACTCCAATGCCGAAGCCGCCCGCAGAATCAAGGGTGAATGGAATTCGGCGGCGATTGCCGGTGATATGGCTGCAGAAATGTACGGCCTGGAAAAGATTGCCGAGAAGATTGAGGATCAGCCTGACAACTCCACCCGATTCCTGATCATTGGGAATCAGGATGTGCAGAGCAGCGGTGCTGATAAAACGTCTATTGTCGTTAGTATGCGTAACCAGCCTGGCGCCCTGCACGCTATTCTCGAAGTCTTTCAGGTACATGATATCGACCTGACCCGAATTGAGACGCGCCCTTCCCGCAGTGGCACCTGGAACTATGTGTTCTTTATCGATTTTTCCGGGCATATTGATGACCCGGTGATCAAAATTGTGCTGGAAAGGCTGGGAGAGCGGGCCAATGACCTGAAGGTGCTTGGTTCTTATCCTAAGGGTGTGCTGTAA
- the serC gene encoding 3-phosphoserine/phosphohydroxythreonine transaminase, which yields MDKPAAIDKQVFNFSAGPAPIPREVLEQAREELLDFQGLGTSVMEISHRGKEFIRVAEESEQDLRELMNIPANYKVLFLQGGARGQFAAVPLNLKGSKKSADYVNSGYWAQSAIKEAQRYLNVNIIADGKLSGFRQMPSQEQWRFSSDAAYVHYTPNETIGGLEFPFIPETGDVPLVADMSSNILSRPIDVSKFGVIYAGAQKNIGPAGLTVVIVRDDLLEHHSSACPAVWDYATQAGKDSMYNTPPTFAWYLAGLVFKWLKRQGGLAEMDKINERKARKLYGQIESTRFYHNNIDPCWCSRMNVPFTLADPELDSVFLAEAGKEGFMYLKGHKAVGGMRASIYNAVPEAHVDALVSFMQEFERRYG from the coding sequence ATGGATAAACCTGCAGCGATAGATAAACAAGTATTTAATTTTTCTGCTGGCCCTGCACCTATACCGAGGGAGGTGCTGGAGCAGGCTCGGGAAGAACTTCTCGACTTCCAGGGGTTGGGTACTTCGGTGATGGAGATCAGCCACCGGGGTAAGGAGTTTATCAGGGTGGCAGAAGAGTCTGAGCAAGACCTGCGTGAGCTGATGAATATTCCTGCCAACTATAAGGTGCTGTTTCTACAGGGCGGCGCCCGTGGTCAATTCGCGGCGGTTCCCCTGAACCTGAAAGGCAGTAAAAAAAGTGCGGATTATGTGAATAGCGGATATTGGGCGCAGTCAGCCATTAAAGAAGCCCAGCGTTATCTGAATGTGAATATCATTGCTGATGGCAAGCTGTCCGGATTCCGGCAGATGCCTTCCCAAGAACAGTGGCGCTTCAGCAGCGATGCCGCCTATGTCCATTACACGCCGAACGAGACCATTGGTGGTCTGGAATTTCCGTTTATACCTGAAACCGGCGACGTGCCACTGGTGGCGGATATGTCTTCAAACATTCTGTCCCGGCCTATTGATGTCAGTAAGTTTGGCGTGATTTATGCCGGTGCGCAAAAGAACATTGGACCTGCTGGTCTGACTGTGGTGATTGTTCGTGATGATCTTCTGGAGCATCACTCTTCAGCCTGTCCTGCGGTCTGGGATTATGCGACTCAGGCAGGCAAGGACTCCATGTACAACACGCCGCCCACCTTTGCCTGGTATCTGGCTGGCCTGGTGTTTAAATGGCTGAAGCGCCAGGGTGGGCTGGCAGAAATGGACAAGATTAATGAGCGTAAAGCCCGTAAATTGTATGGTCAGATAGAAAGCACCCGATTTTATCACAATAATATTGACCCCTGCTGGTGCTCGCGCATGAATGTGCCGTTTACCCTGGCTGACCCGGAACTGGATTCTGTCTTTCTGGCTGAAGCCGGGAAAGAGGGGTTTATGTACCTTAAAGGGCATAAGGCAGTGGGAGGCATGAGGGCCAGTATCTATAATGCGGTTCCGGAAGCTCATGTTGATGCGCTGGTCAGCTTTATGCAGGAATTTGAACGGCGTTATGGTTAA